One window from the genome of Corynebacterium sp. SCR221107 encodes:
- the era gene encoding GTPase Era, with protein sequence MSYTETPEGFRSGFISFVGRPNTGKSTLTNALVGQKIAITADQPETTRHPIRGIVHRPDAQIIVVDTPGLHRPRTLLGERLNEVVKDTYADMDLIGITIPADEKIGPGDRWILDAVKKVSPKTPILGIVTKVDKASRDQVAAQLMALHELLGGESEVVPVSAVTGEQRDVLLDVIVSQLPEGPKFYPDDHLTDDDTETRMAELIREAALKGLKDELPHSVAVQIDEILPNEEREGVLDVHAVIYVERPGQKSILIGKDGRRLGRIIHNARPGLIELLGQNVYLDLRIKVLKNWQSDPKQLGRLGF encoded by the coding sequence TTGTCTTACACCGAAACCCCCGAAGGCTTCCGCTCTGGATTCATTTCCTTTGTCGGACGCCCCAACACTGGCAAATCCACACTCACCAACGCGCTCGTTGGCCAAAAGATCGCCATCACCGCCGATCAGCCGGAAACCACGCGCCATCCTATCCGGGGCATCGTGCACCGTCCGGATGCCCAGATCATCGTGGTTGACACCCCCGGCCTGCACCGACCGCGCACGCTGTTAGGCGAGCGGCTCAATGAGGTCGTCAAAGACACCTACGCGGACATGGACCTCATCGGCATCACCATCCCGGCCGACGAGAAAATCGGCCCCGGTGACCGCTGGATCCTCGACGCGGTGAAGAAGGTGTCACCAAAGACCCCAATTCTCGGCATCGTGACCAAGGTGGACAAGGCCTCGCGCGACCAGGTGGCAGCACAGCTGATGGCACTGCACGAGCTCTTAGGCGGGGAGTCCGAGGTCGTTCCGGTTTCCGCGGTGACCGGGGAGCAGCGTGATGTTTTGCTTGATGTGATCGTCTCCCAGCTTCCGGAGGGGCCAAAGTTCTACCCAGATGATCACCTCACCGACGACGACACAGAAACCCGCATGGCCGAGCTCATCCGTGAGGCGGCGTTGAAGGGGCTCAAGGATGAGCTGCCCCACTCGGTGGCCGTCCAAATTGATGAGATTCTGCCCAACGAAGAGCGCGAGGGGGTTCTCGACGTCCATGCCGTCATCTATGTCGAACGCCCGGGTCAAAAATCAATCCTCATCGGCAAGGACGGTCGCCGCCTGGGGCGCATCATCCACAACGCCCGCCCCGGCCTGATCGAGCTATTAGGGCAGAATGTGTACTTGGACCTGCGTATTAAGGTATTGAAGAACTGGCAGTCCGATCCCAAGCAGCTCGGGCGGTTGGGCTTCTAG
- a CDS encoding NAD-dependent epimerase/dehydratase family protein: MHALVTGGAGFIGSNLVDLLVDKGHSVTVLDDLSSGSLDNLAQALDSGKVDFVEADITTADLDAIVAASKPEVIFHLAAQIDVRKSVADPVHDAEVNIVATIRLAEAARKNGVRRIVHTSSGGSIYGVPEDFPVSEQIPVDPHSPYAASKMAGEIYLNTFRHLYGLECSFIAPSNVYGPRQNPHGEAGVVAIFSENLLHGKPTKVFGGGTNTRDYVYVGDVVRAFYLASGEKGNGMRFNIGTSVETSDRELHTLVARYAKAADNPEFAPARLGDVPRSALTFDRAREVLGWTPEVTVEEGVAKTVEFFRNK; this comes from the coding sequence ATGCATGCATTGGTTACCGGCGGCGCCGGCTTTATCGGATCCAACCTCGTCGACCTCTTGGTAGACAAGGGACATTCGGTAACCGTGCTCGATGATCTCTCCTCCGGCAGCTTGGACAACCTCGCCCAGGCCCTTGACTCAGGCAAGGTTGACTTCGTGGAGGCAGATATCACCACCGCGGATCTGGACGCGATCGTGGCAGCATCCAAGCCAGAGGTGATTTTCCATCTCGCCGCACAAATAGACGTGCGCAAGTCAGTGGCGGATCCTGTTCATGACGCTGAGGTCAATATCGTGGCCACCATCAGGCTTGCCGAGGCAGCCCGAAAAAACGGCGTGCGTCGCATCGTCCACACTTCTTCTGGTGGATCTATCTACGGCGTGCCGGAGGACTTCCCAGTATCCGAGCAGATTCCGGTTGATCCGCACTCGCCATACGCAGCCTCGAAGATGGCTGGCGAGATCTATCTCAACACCTTCCGCCACCTCTACGGCCTCGAGTGCAGCTTCATCGCGCCGTCGAACGTGTACGGTCCGCGCCAAAACCCCCACGGTGAGGCCGGGGTGGTGGCGATCTTCTCGGAGAACCTCCTGCACGGCAAGCCCACCAAGGTATTCGGCGGCGGCACTAACACCCGCGACTACGTCTACGTCGGCGACGTCGTGCGCGCCTTCTACCTTGCCTCGGGTGAGAAGGGCAACGGCATGCGCTTTAACATCGGCACCTCCGTGGAGACCTCCGACCGGGAGCTGCATACTTTGGTGGCACGTTACGCCAAGGCCGCAGACAACCCGGAGTTTGCCCCAGCGCGTCTCGGTGACGTGCCGCGCTCTGCTTTGACCTTCGACCGGGCGCGTGAGGTTTTGGGCTGGACCCCTGAGGTCACGGTGGAAGAAGGCGTGGCCAAGACGGTGGAGTTCTTCCGCAACAAGTAA
- the pdxY gene encoding pyridoxal kinase PdxY: MNILSIQSHVTYGHVGNSAAVFPLQRIGHEVWPVHTVNFSNHTGYGQWGGQLIPADQVRDVIAGVEARGALPKIDAILSGYQGGSDIADVIIETVEKVKVANPKAVYACDPVMGNAKSGCFVSDLIPPLLRDRVVPVADIITPNQFELGYLTGVECQDIPSTLKAAEAARKMGPSTVLVTSVLRADRPENTVEMIAVNDEGAWIVQTPFLDFKRNGSGDVTAALFTGHYIRDLDAANALAHTASSVFAVIDNTFKADSRELLVVESQEAFAHPTLEFAVEKIA; encoded by the coding sequence ATGAACATTCTCTCCATCCAGTCTCATGTCACCTATGGACACGTTGGAAACTCCGCGGCGGTATTTCCGCTGCAGCGCATCGGCCACGAAGTATGGCCCGTTCACACCGTGAACTTCTCCAACCACACCGGCTACGGCCAGTGGGGTGGACAACTGATCCCTGCCGATCAGGTTCGCGACGTCATTGCTGGGGTTGAGGCCCGCGGCGCGCTGCCAAAAATCGATGCCATCTTGTCCGGTTACCAGGGCGGTTCGGACATCGCCGATGTGATCATTGAGACCGTTGAGAAGGTCAAGGTCGCCAACCCGAAGGCAGTGTACGCCTGCGACCCGGTGATGGGTAACGCCAAGTCCGGCTGCTTCGTCTCCGACCTCATCCCACCGCTGCTGCGTGACCGCGTGGTCCCGGTGGCCGATATCATCACCCCGAACCAGTTTGAGCTGGGCTATTTGACCGGCGTGGAATGCCAGGACATTCCGAGTACGCTCAAGGCCGCTGAGGCCGCCCGGAAGATGGGGCCGAGCACGGTGTTGGTGACCTCCGTGCTGCGCGCGGATCGCCCGGAAAACACGGTGGAGATGATCGCCGTCAACGATGAGGGCGCCTGGATCGTGCAGACCCCGTTCCTGGATTTCAAGCGCAACGGATCCGGCGATGTGACCGCCGCGCTGTTTACCGGCCACTACATCCGCGACCTCGACGCCGCCAACGCGCTCGCGCACACCGCCTCCAGCGTCTTCGCCGTCATCGACAACACCTTCAAAGCCGATTCCCGCGAGCTGCTTGTGGTGGAATCTCAGGAGGCCTTCGCGCACCCGACGCTGGAGTTTGCGGTAGAAAAGATTGCCTAA
- a CDS encoding hemolysin family protein, with protein MSPVIATVVIAAALLLSGLFGTVEAAVSSISRARVENMVKEEEKPAAKTLLRVLDRRAEHINPLVLVRTLLDVTAAVYAGVLAYSLIDDHALALAAAILGVALITYTVIGVFSRTVGRKNPYTISLSSAFWLSAFAKVLGPISKLLIRIGNIIAPGPGFADGPYSTEVELREMVDIAQEHGVVEIEERRMIQSVFDLASTTARSVMVPRPEMVWIESGKTAGQATSLCVRSGHSRIPVIGETVDDVVGIVYLKDLVQRTYYATDGGRSVTVDEVMRPATFVPDSKNLDALLHEMQTDRNHIAMLVDEYGGIAGLISIEDILEEIVGEIADEYDEREVAPIEQIDESSYRVVSRLSLDDLVERIADDHGVDIEFEEEVSDQVDTVGGLIAYVMGRVPLPGTEVEIAGLTLRAEGGRDRRGRIRVGSVVVTLNGTAPAGDQS; from the coding sequence TTGAGCCCCGTCATAGCCACCGTGGTCATCGCCGCGGCCTTGTTATTGTCCGGCCTGTTTGGCACAGTGGAGGCGGCGGTGAGTTCCATCTCGCGGGCGCGAGTGGAAAACATGGTCAAGGAGGAAGAAAAGCCCGCCGCGAAGACCTTGCTGCGCGTACTTGACCGCCGCGCCGAGCACATCAACCCTCTGGTGCTGGTGCGGACGTTGCTGGATGTCACCGCGGCCGTGTATGCCGGCGTGCTCGCCTATTCGCTTATCGACGACCATGCGCTCGCACTGGCCGCGGCGATCTTGGGCGTTGCGCTTATCACCTACACCGTCATCGGCGTCTTCTCCCGCACGGTGGGGCGCAAGAACCCGTATACGATCTCGCTGAGCTCCGCCTTCTGGCTGTCGGCCTTTGCGAAGGTGTTGGGCCCGATTTCGAAGCTGCTCATCCGCATCGGCAACATCATCGCCCCCGGGCCGGGCTTTGCCGACGGCCCCTATTCCACCGAGGTGGAGCTTAGGGAAATGGTCGACATCGCCCAGGAACACGGCGTGGTGGAGATCGAGGAGCGCCGCATGATCCAGTCGGTCTTCGACCTCGCCTCGACTACCGCGCGCTCGGTCATGGTGCCGCGCCCGGAGATGGTGTGGATCGAGTCCGGCAAGACGGCGGGCCAGGCCACCAGCTTGTGCGTGCGCTCTGGTCATTCCCGCATCCCCGTGATCGGCGAGACCGTCGACGACGTGGTGGGCATCGTCTACCTCAAGGATTTGGTGCAGCGCACCTATTACGCAACCGACGGCGGCCGCAGCGTGACGGTGGACGAGGTCATGCGCCCGGCCACTTTCGTCCCGGACTCGAAGAACTTGGACGCGCTCTTGCACGAGATGCAGACCGACCGCAACCACATCGCCATGCTTGTCGACGAATACGGCGGCATCGCAGGCCTGATCTCCATCGAGGACATCCTCGAGGAAATCGTGGGCGAGATCGCCGACGAGTACGACGAGCGCGAGGTCGCCCCAATCGAGCAAATAGACGAGTCCTCCTACCGCGTGGTCTCGCGTCTAAGCCTCGATGACCTGGTGGAGCGCATTGCCGACGACCACGGCGTCGACATCGAATTCGAGGAGGAGGTCAGCGACCAGGTTGATACCGTCGGCGGGCTCATCGCCTACGTGATGGGGCGCGTTCCCCTGCCCGGCACCGAGGTGGAGATTGCCGGCCTCACGCTGCGCGCTGAGGGCGGCCGGGATCGGCGCGGGCGCATCCGGGTGGGCAGCGTGGTGGTCACGCTCAATGGCACCGCGCCCGCGGGTGATCAATCCTAG